In a genomic window of Littorina saxatilis isolate snail1 linkage group LG6, US_GU_Lsax_2.0, whole genome shotgun sequence:
- the LOC138969665 gene encoding uncharacterized protein F54H12.2-like has product MDRSSSVYLTLPSNASLDYYPDNTLASFTVKIDPPLHLEGAYEVGLNLNRGLTALYVYASVVQDRVVGDTRAPLLRMVPVKGKHVSNADDTNLAADADVGPENLLLHSLWSQMDLYLNDTLVTPSTNTYPYRAYLETLMSYGTDTKNTRLQNSLWYKDTKGHLEAAHNHNRGLQSRRRRVAESCVVELYGRPHLDLFQQDKLFVNGVALKMKLVRSRDAFCLHSNADGVAFKVKLVDVSLFVRKVKVAPSVQMAHALALEKGTAKYPVQRVVTKIFAVPQGNMQINKENLFLGQLPQRLVIGLIHNQAFHGQYGRNPYNFLHLDVNYLALHIDGRQIPAKPLTPDFARGLYARSYFTLFEAVGKSQGDEGNDITYDDYSEGYTLFAFDLTPDEAAGGGHAQLIKHGNLRLEIHFANPLPNTVNVVAHGEFQSLIEVDKHRNVLVDFST; this is encoded by the exons ATGGATCGTTCTTCCTCCGTCTACCTTACTCTCCCCAGCAACGCCTCATTAGACTACTATCCCGACAACACACTGGCCAGCTTCACGGTCAAAATCGATCCGCCTCTTCACCTCGAAGGGGCCTATGAGGTTGGATTAA ACTTGAATCGAGGGTTAACGGCTCTGTATGTGTACGCTAGTGTGGTTCAAGATCGTGTCGTAGGTGACACAAGAGCTCCTTTATTAAGGATGGTGCCTGTGAAGGGGAAGCACG TGTCCAATGCCGATGACACCAATCTGGCTGCTGACGCTGATGTCGGACCTGAAAACCTGCTCTTACACTCTCTCTGGAGTCAGATGGATCTGTACCTCAACGACACACTTGTCACGCCGTCCACCAACACCTACCCGTATCGCGCCTATCTGGAGACGCTCATGTCCTACGGAACcgacacaaaaaacacacgacTACAAAACAGTCTTTGGTACAAAGACACAAAGGGACATCTGGAAGCGGCACACAACCACAACAGAGGATTACAGTCACGACGCCGTCGAGTCGCTGAAAGTTGCGTGGTCGAGCTATATGGGAGACCTCATCTTGATCTGTTTCAACAGGACAAACTTTTTGTCAACGGTGTCGCCCTCAAGATGAAACTGGTCAGAAGCAGAGACGCCTTCTGTTTACATTCAAACGCCGACGGTGTTGCTTTCAAAGTCAAACTTGTTgatgtttctctgtttgtacGCAAAGTGAAAGTGGCACCCAGTGTGCAGATGGCGCACGCCCTCGCTCTCGAAAAAGGCACCGCCAAATACCCTGTGCAGAGAGTTGTCACCAAAATATTCGCTGTGCCTCAGGGTAATATGCAAATCAATAAGGAAAATCTTTTCCTCGGACAGCTGCCACAACGCTTGGTCATCGGTCTGATACACAATCAAGCGTTTCACGGACAATATGGAAGAAATCCGTATAATTTCTTGCATCTCGATGTCAACTACCTTGCCCTGCATATTGACGGTCGGCAAATCCCTGCCAAGCCACTCACTCCCGACTTTGCTCGTGGTCTGTATGCGCGCAGCTACTTTACTTTGTTCGAGGCTGTCGGCAAGTCACAGGGAGACGAGGGGAACGACATTACCTACGACGACTATTCGGAGGGTTACACgttgtttgcttttgatttgacGCCTGACGAGGCCGCAGGTGGAGGTCACGCACAGCTTATAAAACACGGGAACCTGAGACTAGAGATTCATTTTGCCAACCCTCTGCCCAATACCGTCAACGTGGTAGCGCACGGAGAATTCCAGTCTCTCATTGAGGTTGATAAACATAGAAACGTGTTGGTGGACTTTTCGACCTGA
- the LOC138969666 gene encoding uncharacterized protein F54H12.2-like, whose protein sequence is MDRSSSVYLTLPSNASLDYYPDNTLASFTVKIDPPLHLEGAYEVGLNLNRGLTALYVYASVVQDRVVGDTRAPLLRMVPVKGKHVSNADDTNLAADADVGPENLLLHSLWSQMDLYLNDTLVTPSTNTYPYRAYLETLMSYGTDTKNTRLQNSLWYKDTKGHLEAAHNHNRGLQSRRRRVAESCVVELYGRPHLDLFQQDKLFVNGVALKMKLVRSRDAFCLHSNADGVAFKVKLVDVSLFVRKVKVAPSVQMAHALALEKGTAKYPVQRVVTKIFAVPQGNMQINKENLFLGQLPQRLVIGLIHNQAFHGQYGRNPYNFLHLDVNYLALHIDGRQIPAKPLTPDFARGLYARSYFTLFEAVGKSQGDEGNDITYDDYSEGYTLFAFDLTPDEAAGGGHAQLIKHGNLRLEIHFANPLPNTVNVVAHGEFQSLIEVDKHRNVLVDFST, encoded by the exons ATGGATCGTTCTTCCTCCGTCTACCTTACTCTCCCCAGCAACGCCTCATTAGACTACTATCCCGACAACACACTGGCCAGCTTCACGGTCAAAATCGATCCGCCTCTTCACCTCGAAGGGGCCTATGAGGTTGGATTAA ACTTGAATCGAGGGTTAACGGCTCTGTATGTGTACGCTAGTGTGGTTCAAGATCGTGTCGTAGGTGACACAAGAGCTCCTTTATTAAGGATGGTGCCTGTGAAGGGGAAGCACG TGTCCAATGCCGATGACACCAATCTGGCTGCTGACGCTGATGTCGGACCTGAAAACCTGCTCTTACACTCTCTCTGGAGTCAGATGGATCTGTACCTCAACGACACACTTGTCACGCCGTCCACCAACACCTACCCGTATCGCGCCTATCTGGAGACGCTCATGTCCTACGGAACcgacacaaaaaacacacgacTACAAAACAGTCTTTGGTACAAAGACACAAAGGGACATCTGGAAGCGGCACACAACCACAACAGAGGATTACAGTCACGACGCCGTCGAGTCGCTGAAAGTTGCGTGGTCGAGCTATATGGGAGACCTCATCTTGATCTGTTTCAACAGGACAAACTTTTTGTCAACGGTGTCGCCCTCAAGATGAAACTGGTCAGAAGCAGAGACGCCTTCTGTTTACATTCAAACGCCGACGGTGTTGCTTTCAAAGTCAAACTTGTTgatgtttctctgtttgtacGCAAAGTGAAAGTGGCACCCAGTGTGCAGATGGCGCACGCCCTCGCTCTCGAAAAAGGCACCGCCAAATACCCTGTGCAGAGAGTTGTCACCAAAATATTCGCTGTGCCTCAGGGTAATATGCAAATCAATAAGGAAAATCTTTTCCTCGGACAGCTGCCACAACGCTTGGTCATCGGTCTGATACACAATCAAGCGTTTCACGGACAATATGGAAGAAATCCGTATAATTTCTTGCATCTCGATGTCAACTACCTTGCCCTGCATATTGACGGTCGGCAAATCCCTGCCAAGCCACTCACTCCCGACTTTGCTCGTGGTCTGTATGCGCGCAGCTACTTTACTTTGTTCGAAGCTGTCGGCAAGTCACAGGGAGACGAGGGGAACGACATTACCTACGACGACTATTCGGAGGGTTACACgttgtttgcttttgatttgacGCCTGACGAGGCCGCAGGTGGAGGTCACGCACAGCTTATAAAACACGGGAACCTGAGACTAGAGATTCATTTTGCCAACCCTCTGCCCAATACCGTCAACGTGGTAGCGCACGGAGAATTCCAGTCTCTCATTGAGGTTGATAAACATAGAAACGTGTTGGTGGACTTTTCGACCTGA